The Nothobranchius furzeri strain GRZ-AD chromosome 6, NfurGRZ-RIMD1, whole genome shotgun sequence genome includes a region encoding these proteins:
- the LOC107374832 gene encoding proteinase-activated receptor 1, with product MILVFSCNMFSVDLRTFSLVLMWICAVSAAEMSATAPPRTFVLFCGPTDEPIDLSDIIGDDDNRAKNHTNNRSQVCNKSGVSEEAVLFLTGPVSTILMPSFYTLVCSIGVPINLFAVLAFAWGIRPMKPAAIYMLNLALADLLFALMLPFKITYHFQGNNWIFGSLMCRVVTAAFYWNMYCSVLLIACISVDRLLAVVYPIDSLAWRRPRNTVIACVAMWIISFAGSLPLVLTNQKVHLSALNITTCHDIQHIGDIFWIKTYFIILSSLLFFLPLLVTAVSYTTVIWSLSIVPRGVPRNSRGKRRAGMMALTVLVIFVLCFMPTNCLLLVHYLSFNNQIEENKETPDGTYGFYLMFLCLGSLNCLLDPLAYYFGSSQCQKMLSALLRCRKVSDRRRVTRSSDSCRSSSRMSSRTETSKISSSAVGMDSFQTSLSSQYKKLLI from the exons ATGATCCTGGTTTTCAGCTGCAACATGTTCTCCGTGGATCTGAGGACTTTTTCCCTGGTTCTGATGTGGATCTGTGCTGTTTCAGCTGCAGAAATGAGCG CAACAGCTCCTCCGCGGACCTTTGTCCTTTTTTGTGGACCCACGGACGAACCGATAGACCTGAGTGACATCATTGGCGATGACGATAACCGGGCGAAGAACCACACAAATAATCGAAGCCAGGTGTGTAATAAAAGTGGAGTCTCTGAAGAGGCGGTGCTGTTTCTGACCGGACCCGTCTCCACCATCCTCATGCCATCCTTCTACACTTTGGTGTGCTCCATCGGCGTTCCCATTAACCTCTTTGCAGTTCTGGCTTTCGCTTGGGGAATCCGACCCATGAAGCCGGCAGCCATCTACATGCTGAACCTGGCCCTTGCTGATCTCCTCTTCGCTCTGATGCTCCCCTTTAAGATCACCTACCACTTTCAAGGCAACAACTGGATCTTCGGCTCGCTCATGTGCCGTGTGGTGACGGCCGCCTTTTACTGGAACATGTACTGCTCTGTTCTTCTCATCGCCTGCATCAGCGTGGACCGACTTCTCGCTGTCGTGTACCCCATCGACTCCCTGGCTTGGAGGCGGCCCCGGAACACTGTCATAGCCTGTGTGGCCATGTGGATCATATCATTCGCCGGCTCTCTGCCTCTTGTCCTCACCAATCAGAAAGTTCACCTGAGTGCCCTGAACATCACCACCTGCCACGACATCCAACACATCGGTGACATATTCTGGATTAAGACTTACTTCATCATCCTTTCCTCCCTTCTCTTCTTCCTGCCTCTGCTCGTCACGGCCGTCTCCTACACGACGGTCATCTGGTCCCTCAGCATCGTGCCTCGTGGAGTTCCCAGAAACTCCCGTGGGAAAAGAAGAGCAGGCATGATGGCGCTGACGGTGCTGGTGATATTCGTGCTGTGCTTCATGCCTACAAACTGCCTCCTCCTGGTGCACTACCTGTCATTCAACAACCAGATAGAGGAGAACAAGGAGACTCCTGATGGCACTTACGGATTCTATCTGATGTTTTTGTGTTTGGGAAGCCTGAACTGCCTCCTGGATCCCCTTGCCTACTACTTTGGGTCATCCCAGTGCCAGAAAATGCTTTCCGCCCTGCTGAGATGTCGGAAGGTGTCTGACAGGAGAAGAGTCACTCGTTCATCTGATTCGTGCAGATCCAGCTCCAGGATGTCCAGTCGTACTGAAACGTCCAAAATAAGCTCCTCAGCTGTTGGGATGGACTCCTTCCAAACGAGCCTCAGTAGTCAGTACAAGAAGCTGCTGATCTGA
- the f2rl1.1 gene encoding proteinase-activated receptor 2, producing MREAVAAAAGQLKATLIMSVRTRWLQLLLLLCCARKTLTENETRGFIGLEIGNGVRVNAHVEAVLKSPLTTVLLPVVYIIVFVVGLPANALAIWVFLFRTKKRHPSSIYMANLALADLMFVIWVPLKIAYHFNNNNWIYGDGLCKVLVAFFYSNMYCSIAFIACISVQRYWAVVDPLAHRQKSNCVAVLVSITIWVVVWVISIPLYLCDQEVSLPDLNIQTCHDITKPSQIRMAAGYFLTMGTFGFVVPTVVCVMSYVLMLVALRNSMAEPSLAQKRQKAVVLIVTVLVMFLVCFAPSNIMLLVHYTLLLNESANNLYGFYIITLCLASLNSCLDPFVYYFISEDFRDHVKNTFLCRSERTVERMRVSFSALKYSKKNSTYTSSNTNTQSTDL from the exons ATGCGGGAAGCAGTTGCAGCGGCAGCAGGTCAGCTTAAAGCAACCCTTATTATGTCTGTGAGGACAAGGTGGCTCCAGCTGCTCCTGCTTCTCTGCTGCGCACGGAAGACTCTGACAGAGAatg AAACCAGAGGCTTCATAGGCCTGGAGATAGGAAATGGCGTACGGGTGAACGCTCACGTCGAAGCCGTCCTCAAAAGCCCCCTCACCACCGTCCTCCTCCCGGTGGTCTACATCATCGTGTTTGTTGTGGGGTTGCCCGCCAATGCGCTGGCGATCTGGGTCTTCCTCTTCAGAACCAAGAAAAGACACCCGTCATCCATCTACATGGCCAATCTGGCTCTGGCCGACCTGATGTTCGTCATCTGGGTCCCCTTGAAAATAGCGTACCACTTTAATAATAACAACTGGATCTATGGAGACGGGTTGTGCAAGGTGCTGGTGGCGTTCTTCTACAGCAACATGTACTGTTCCATCGCCTTCATCGCCTGCATAAGTGTCCAGCGTTACTGGGCTGTGGTTGACCCACTGGCCCACAGACAAAAGAGCAACTGCGTAGCAGTTTTGGTCTCCATCACAATCTGGGTGGTGGTCTGGGTCATCTCCATTCCTCTCTACCTGTGCGATCAAGAAGTAAGTTTGCCAGACCTCAACATCCAGACCTGCCACGACATCACCAAGCCCAGTCAGATCAGGATGGCAGCAGGATATTTCCTGACAATGGGAACATTTGGGTTCGTCGTTCCCACCGTTGTGTGCGTCATGTCCTACGTTCTGATGCTCGTGGCTCTCAGGAACAGCATGGCGGAGCCTTCTCTCGCCCAGAAGCGCCAAAAGGCCGTGGTCCTGATCGTCACAGTCCTGGTGATGTTTCTGGTCTGCTTCGCCCCCAGCAACATCATGCTGCTGGTGCACTACACCCTGCTGCTGAACGAGTCCGCCAACAACCTTTATGGGTTTTACATCATCACCCTGTGCTTGGCGAGTCTCAACAGCTGCCTGGACCCTTTTGTTTACTACTTTATCTCGGAAGACTTCAGGGATCATGTGAAGAACACTTTCCTCTGCCGGAGTGAGAGAACAGTGGAGAGGATGAGAGTGTCCTTCAGTGCTCTGAAATACTCCAAGAAGAACAGCACGTATACCTCCAGCAACACCAACACACAAAGCACCGACCTCTAG